One genomic region from Cucumis melo cultivar AY chromosome 9, USDA_Cmelo_AY_1.0, whole genome shotgun sequence encodes:
- the LOC103499270 gene encoding mitogen-activated protein kinase kinase kinase 1-like — protein sequence MNRLPQFFSPRNKRKPMDPRKIPGKPKLGRLNAAKNIDYDAASSSSSLEDSSGSLYTRSMENPDPSSFRIKGLDGEVDLICRTLGLAGPDDFAIPMEAWEARKVRSSSELLPRSRLYSMDTSPKTEEISKDKEDKEIQDELCRRVKDSVRISVELSKTKTEFAELNERRMATATGCSSRSGINGARPPLLKPPPSMRLPNFDNACSTWDILKGFAPLVEDEHQEEVGERVEPLVEVEGEGEGEGNTVRPVENASLIGSWGSFTTSNDDDSSSSTTEPANISPNMRGNPIITSWVLGRLLGRGSFGSVYEAISEDGTFFALKEVSLLDEDSQGRQSIYQLQQEIALLSEFEHENIVQYYGTHSDGSKLYIFLELVSQGSLMSLYQRTSLMDSIVSAYTRQILSGLKYLHERNVIHRDIKCANILVDVNGSVKLADFGLAKATKLNDVKSCKGTAYWMAPEVVNGKSQGYGLPADIWSLGCTVLEMLTRKLPYSELESHMQALYRIGKGKPPAVPESLPKDAQDFILQCLQVNPKDRPTAADLLNHSFVKRPVSSLSGSASPYNRPGRRI from the exons ATGAATCGTCTCCCTCAGTTTTTCTCTCCTAGGAACAAAAGAAAACCCATGGATCCCAGGAAAATCCCTGGGAAACCCAAGCTTGGCCGACTTAATGCGGCCAAGAATATTGATTATGATGCTGCTTCCTCGTCTTCTTCGCTCGAAGATTCTTCTGGGTCTCTTTACACTCGTTCCATGGAAAACCCCGATCCCTCCAGTTTTCGGATTAAAGGGCTTGACGGTGAAGTTGATCTCATATGTCGGACTCTAGGGCTAGCTGGCCCTGACGATTTTGCTATTCCGATGGAGGCTTGGGAGGCTAGAAAGGTTCGTTCATCTTCCGAGCTTCTACCGAGGTCGAGGCTGTATTCTATGGATACCTCCCCGAAGACAGAGGAGATTAGTAAGGATAAGGAAGATAAAGAAATTCAAGATGAATTATGTCGGAGGGTTAAGGATTCAGTTCGAATTAGCGTCGAGCTTTCCAAGACTAAGACCGAATTTGCAGAGTTGAATGAACGCCGGATGGCTACTGCTACTGGATGTAGTTCGAGAAGTGGAATTAATGGTGCCCGGCCTCCTTTACTTAAGCCGCCGCCGTCCATGCGGCTACCAAATTTCGATAATGCTTGCTCTACTTGGGACATTTTGAAAGGTTTTGCTCCATTAGTTGAGgatgaacatcaagaggaagtAGGAGAACGTGTGGAACCTTTAGTTGAAgtagaaggagaaggagaaggagaaggaaatACAGTGAGGCCTGTGGAGAACGCATCGCTCATAGGATCTTGGGGTTCCTTCACGACATCGAATGACGATGATTCTTCGAGCAGTACTACGGAGCCTGCAAATATTTCACCCAATATGAGAGGTAATCCCATTATCACATCCTGGGTTTTAGGCAGGCTTCTTGGGCGCGGTTCATTTGGATCAGTGTACGAAGCAATTTCAGA GGATGGGACATTTTTTGCACTCAAAGAAGTTTCACTGCTCGATGAAGACAGTCAGGGAAGACAGAGTATCTATCAACTTCAACAG GAGATAGCTCTTCTAAGTGAGTTTGAGCATGAGAACATAGTTCAGTACTATGGCACACATTCG GATGGGTCAAAACTATATATCTTCCTTGAGCTTGTATCTCAAGGCTCCCTTATGAGTCTATATCAGAGGACAAGCCTTATGGATTCCATTGTTTCTGCCTACACAAGGCAGATTCTATCGGGTTTAAAGTATCTTCACGAGCGAAATGTGATTCACAG gGATATTAAATGTGCTAATATATTGGTGGACGTGAATGGATCTGTGAAGCTTGCAGATTTTGGTTTGGCGAAG GCAACAAAATTGAACGATGTTAAATCTTGTAAGGGGACTGCGTATTGGATGGCACCTGAG GTGGTTAATGGGAAGAGTCAAGGATATGGTCTACCTGCCGATATCTGGAGCCTTGGGTGCACAGTATTGGAAATGTTAACCCGAAAGCTTCCATATTCAGAGTTGGAATCT CATATGCAGGCACTATATAGGATCGGAAAAGGCAAACCGCCTGCAGTTCCCGAGTCTCTCCCAAAAGATGCACAGGATTTCATTCTGCAGTGCCTACAAGTTAATCCGAAGGACCGTCCTACTGCTGCTGATCTTTTAAATCACTCGTTTGTGAAAAGACCAGTCTCCAGTTTATCTGGGTCGGCATCTCCTTATAACAGGCCAGGCAGGAGGATTTAA